Proteins co-encoded in one Flavobacteriaceae bacterium MAR_2009_75 genomic window:
- a CDS encoding HPt (histidine-containing phosphotransfer) domain-containing protein, producing the protein MMIYNLDKINEMAEGDEDFINSVISVFLEEVPQDLEELESALEQHNHDRVYKLAHKIKPNVDLLGMEQTRAIALQMETLGKNKASMSDIKQVFPMLKKDIHQVVVELQNDFNL; encoded by the coding sequence ATGATGATTTACAATCTTGATAAAATCAATGAAATGGCTGAAGGGGATGAAGATTTCATCAATTCTGTAATTTCAGTTTTTCTTGAAGAGGTGCCCCAGGATCTTGAAGAATTAGAAAGTGCCCTTGAACAACATAACCACGACAGGGTCTATAAATTGGCGCACAAGATTAAGCCCAATGTCGATTTATTGGGCATGGAGCAAACCCGGGCCATTGCATTACAAATGGAAACCTTGGGTAAGAATAAAGCTAGCATGTCAGATATTAAACAAGTTTTTCCGATGTTGAAAAAAGATATTCATCAAGTGGTAGTCGAACTTCAAAATGATTTCAATCTCTAA
- a CDS encoding nicotinamide-nucleotide amidase, which yields MNTFLAEIITIGDEILIGQIVDTNSAFIAKELNKIGISVYQITSVQDDRQHMLQAFDEARQRAQLVIVTGGLGPTKDDITKTTFCEFFDDVLVQNDEVLENVEQLFKKHISNTPISDINRKQALVPSKAHVLQNLYGTAPGMWMQQDGVVFVSLPGVPFEMKNLMTDQVLPKIVAEFKRPYILHKTLVTYGMGESSIAGRLEAWEDNLPPYIKLAYLPSLGKVRLRLTAKGPDREQLEDAVERESLKLHELIKDILYGIEDEETLEQVVAKLLTQRNMTLATAESCTGGRIAEQITALPGASAYYRGTVVSYATDVKIDLLNVRRDSISDYSVVSAEVARQMAENVKHLMKSDFAIATTGNAGPSKGDSDADIGTVYIAIATPKDIVVEKFSMGNHRERIVQKTVHKALEMLQKEILKF from the coding sequence ATGAACACATTTCTAGCTGAGATTATCACTATCGGTGATGAGATTCTTATCGGTCAGATAGTTGATACAAATTCGGCATTTATTGCTAAAGAATTAAATAAAATCGGTATCTCGGTATACCAAATAACGTCTGTTCAAGATGATAGGCAACATATGTTGCAGGCCTTCGATGAAGCACGCCAGCGTGCTCAGTTGGTTATCGTAACAGGTGGTTTAGGGCCGACTAAAGATGATATTACCAAAACTACATTTTGCGAGTTCTTTGATGATGTGCTCGTTCAAAATGATGAGGTCTTAGAAAATGTAGAGCAGTTGTTTAAAAAACATATTAGCAATACCCCAATTTCTGATATCAACCGAAAACAAGCACTGGTTCCCTCAAAAGCTCACGTTCTTCAGAACTTATATGGCACCGCTCCGGGAATGTGGATGCAGCAAGACGGAGTAGTCTTTGTTTCTCTTCCAGGGGTGCCGTTCGAGATGAAAAATTTGATGACCGATCAGGTGCTGCCAAAGATTGTGGCAGAATTTAAACGCCCGTACATTTTACATAAGACCTTGGTGACCTACGGTATGGGTGAGAGCTCCATAGCCGGTCGATTAGAGGCGTGGGAAGACAATCTGCCACCTTATATAAAATTGGCTTATTTGCCAAGTCTTGGTAAGGTGAGGTTGCGATTAACGGCCAAGGGACCTGATCGTGAACAACTCGAAGATGCAGTTGAAAGGGAATCTCTTAAATTGCACGAACTCATAAAAGATATCTTGTACGGTATCGAAGATGAAGAAACATTAGAGCAGGTAGTGGCCAAATTGCTAACGCAGAGAAATATGACCTTAGCAACTGCCGAAAGCTGTACCGGCGGTAGAATAGCGGAACAAATAACTGCATTGCCAGGTGCGTCGGCCTATTATAGAGGCACGGTCGTCAGTTATGCTACCGATGTTAAGATAGATTTGCTGAACGTGCGAAGAGATTCTATAAGCGATTATTCGGTCGTTAGTGCAGAAGTAGCTCGGCAGATGGCCGAAAACGTTAAACATTTGATGAAGAGTGATTTCGCTATAGCCACAACCGGCAACGCGGGCCCTTCGAAAGGGGATTCCGATGCTGATATCGGAACGGTCTACATAGCAATAGCCACTCCAAAAGATATAGTGGTCGAAAAATTCAGCATGGGAAACCATCGGGAAAGAATCGTACAAAAGACCGTACACAAGGCCTTGGAGATGTTGCAAAAAGAAATTTTAAAATTCTGA
- a CDS encoding LSU ribosomal protein L28P has protein sequence MSKVCEITGKRAMFGNNVSFSINKTKRRFNVNLSKKRFYIPEEDRWVTLKVSAKALKIINKRGVSAVLKEARAQGLVK, from the coding sequence ATGTCAAAAGTTTGTGAAATTACGGGTAAGAGAGCGATGTTCGGAAACAACGTTTCGTTTTCCATCAACAAGACCAAAAGAAGGTTCAACGTTAATTTATCTAAGAAGCGTTTTTATATTCCCGAAGAAGATCGTTGGGTGACGCTTAAGGTTTCTGCAAAGGCGTTGAAAATAATCAACAAAAGAGGGGTTTCTGCAGTTTTGAAAGAAGCTAGAGCGCAGGGATTGGTAAAATAA
- a CDS encoding LSU ribosomal protein L33P — protein MAKKGNRIQVILECTEHKDSGKPGTSRYITTKNKKNTPERMEIKKFNPILKRMTVHKEIK, from the coding sequence ATGGCAAAGAAAGGAAATAGAATTCAGGTTATTTTAGAGTGCACAGAGCACAAAGATTCTGGTAAACCAGGTACTTCAAGGTACATAACTACCAAGAACAAAAAGAATACTCCTGAAAGAATGGAGATTAAAAAATTCAACCCCATTCTTAAGAGAATGACGGTTCATAAAGAAATCAAGTAA
- a CDS encoding signal recognition particle-docking protein FtsY: MSLFKNIFSSKKKETLDKGLEKSKTSFFSKLGKAVAGKSKVDDDVLDNLEEVLVSSDVGVNTTLKIIERIEARVAKDKYLGTEELNVILREEIAGLLSETNVGEETDYTVPADKKPYVIMVVGVNGVGKTTTIGKLAHQYKKQGLKVVLGAADTFRAAAIDQLQVWADRVDVPIVKQKMGSDPASVAFDTLSSAVNQNADVVIIDTAGRLHNKVNLMNELTKVKRVMQKVVENTPHDVLLVLDGSTGQNAFEQAKQFTKATEVTSLAVTKLDGTAKGGVVIGISDQFQIPVKFIGVGEGIEDLQVFNKHEFVDSFFG; encoded by the coding sequence ATGAGCTTATTCAAAAATATATTCTCTTCCAAAAAAAAGGAAACTTTAGATAAAGGGCTTGAAAAATCGAAAACTTCATTTTTTTCTAAATTAGGTAAAGCCGTTGCCGGTAAGTCTAAGGTAGATGACGATGTTCTTGATAATTTAGAAGAGGTTCTGGTAAGTTCAGATGTTGGTGTAAATACTACCCTGAAAATTATTGAAAGAATTGAAGCCCGGGTGGCAAAAGATAAATATTTGGGCACCGAAGAGCTCAATGTAATTCTTCGTGAAGAAATAGCAGGCCTCTTGTCTGAAACCAATGTGGGCGAAGAAACAGATTATACCGTTCCCGCAGATAAGAAACCTTATGTGATTATGGTGGTCGGGGTTAATGGTGTTGGTAAGACCACTACCATAGGTAAATTGGCACATCAGTATAAAAAACAAGGTCTCAAGGTGGTTTTAGGTGCTGCCGATACATTTAGGGCCGCTGCAATAGATCAATTGCAGGTATGGGCCGACAGGGTAGATGTGCCGATCGTCAAACAGAAGATGGGAAGTGATCCGGCATCCGTGGCTTTTGATACCTTAAGTTCTGCGGTAAACCAAAATGCCGATGTTGTAATCATAGATACTGCAGGTCGTTTGCACAACAAGGTTAATTTGATGAATGAATTAACGAAAGTGAAGCGGGTAATGCAGAAAGTTGTTGAGAACACGCCACATGATGTTTTGTTAGTATTGGATGGTTCTACCGGGCAAAATGCATTTGAACAGGCAAAGCAGTTTACCAAAGCTACCGAGGTTACATCTTTGGCCGTTACAAAATTAGACGGTACGGCAAAAGGGGGAGTGGTAATCGGTATTTCTGACCAATTTCAAATACCTGTTAAATTTATTGGTGTAGGTGAAGGTATTGAAGACCTTCAGGTATTCAACAAGCACGAGTTTGTCGATTCATTTTTTGGGTAA
- a CDS encoding CubicO group peptidase (beta-lactamase class C family), which translates to MKNTIYFLISLLFLFTTSCSSDANSDSQEVSDSEEMENPEPTEDPEPMEESLYFPPTDADIWNEVTFETLDWNETEEQPLYDLLEGNGTDAFIILKNGKIVLEWYFGEFTKDSNHTWNSAAKTLTAMMVGIAQEEGFLNIEDPTSDFLGEGWSSMTIEQEKNITIRSQLTMTSGLDYTDEIFCYDPECLTYLNEPGTTWYYHNAPYTLLDQVLSNATNIDFKDYFKDRIGSKIGMTGQWVNVGYNNLFFSDIRSMARYGLLALNQGNWNGTPILEDTEYFTNMTNTSQELNPAYGYLWWLNGKDTYRAPSSELEFNGKLINNAPDDLIAGLGAFDQKLYVVPSQKLVVVRFGDDTGASQLGPSSFDETLWERISSITDKD; encoded by the coding sequence ATGAAGAATACTATTTATTTTTTAATAAGTCTTCTCTTTTTGTTTACAACTTCTTGTTCTTCGGATGCAAATAGTGATAGTCAAGAAGTTAGTGATTCTGAAGAGATGGAAAACCCTGAACCAACGGAAGATCCAGAACCAATGGAGGAGAGTCTATACTTTCCACCTACTGACGCTGATATCTGGAACGAGGTAACTTTTGAAACTCTTGATTGGAACGAAACGGAAGAACAGCCACTCTATGATTTATTGGAAGGTAATGGCACAGATGCTTTTATAATCTTAAAGAACGGAAAAATTGTCTTAGAATGGTATTTTGGAGAGTTCACTAAAGATTCGAACCACACCTGGAACTCTGCCGCCAAGACCTTGACCGCGATGATGGTAGGGATAGCGCAAGAAGAAGGCTTTTTAAATATCGAAGATCCAACATCTGATTTCTTGGGTGAAGGGTGGTCATCAATGACTATCGAACAAGAAAAGAATATAACCATTCGAAGCCAATTGACCATGACCAGCGGGCTCGATTATACCGACGAAATATTTTGCTATGATCCCGAATGCCTCACCTACCTCAACGAACCCGGCACAACTTGGTACTACCATAATGCCCCTTATACCTTGCTCGATCAAGTTTTGAGCAATGCTACTAATATAGATTTTAAAGATTACTTTAAAGACCGTATCGGAAGTAAAATAGGAATGACAGGCCAATGGGTAAATGTTGGCTACAACAACTTATTTTTCAGTGATATTAGAAGTATGGCCAGATACGGATTACTTGCTCTGAACCAAGGCAACTGGAACGGAACACCGATTCTAGAGGATACTGAGTATTTCACAAATATGACAAATACCTCTCAAGAATTGAACCCTGCTTACGGATATCTTTGGTGGCTTAACGGAAAAGATACCTACCGCGCACCTAGCTCTGAATTGGAATTCAACGGAAAACTAATAAATAACGCTCCTGACGATTTAATAGCAGGCTTAGGCGCTTTTGACCAAAAACTATATGTGGTTCCCAGTCAAAAATTGGTTGTAGTACGATTTGGAGATGATACCGGAGCAAGCCAATTAGGGCCTTCTAGTTTTGATGAAACGTTGTGGGAACGAATCAGTTCTATAACCGATAAAGACTAA